Below is a genomic region from Paenibacillus rhizovicinus.
CACTTCGCCCTTTCCATTGGCGGAGAATGCCGGAAAATAAGCGGATACCCTGTCTCCAAGCGCGAGCATTCCCTGCTCGATCAGCTGCAAAACGAGCGGCAGCGTAACGACAACTTTCGTAAGCGACGCACAGTCGTATACCGTATCCGCAGTGGCGGAAATTCGCGTCTCTCCGTCGATCAGCGAGTATCCAGCCGCGTGAGCAGCCGTCATGCCTCGCCTTAGTACAAGCACGGTCCCGCCGGGAATCCTGCCTTGTTCGACTTCACTGTCCAGTAATCTCCAGGCTGCTTCAAGGCGCTCTTCATCAATTCCCATCTGCTGAAACTTGTCTGCGCTCGCCATCCTCCCTCCGTCCCCCTTAAACTTGGCAGAATATACTCCCGGATATAAGTGTCGACGCAATGCACTAATGGATGATAATCATTACGTAAGCGGTTACATTAAAATCATATTCGATATGAAATTTTATTTCAATACCTTTTATTTTTTTTGAAATTTTAACTCCTTATTTCCTTTCGGCTAATTGACAAGCTATACAAATGGCGGAATGGCTTCATTCATGATGCTTAACGCCATCATGGCGGCGCCCGCCGCTGCGTCCCGTTTCGGATGCATGCAAGACATATCCGGATAACGCCGGGCAAGATGACTCCGGAACGTTTCCTGAACGCGGGGGTTATGAAGAAGCACGCTGCCGGCCATGGCCAGCGTCCCTTTTCTCAAGGACAACTTCTCCGCGACCGGGACAACAAGCCCGACCAGCGATTGCGCGCTCCGAACGGCGATATGCATGGCGGCCGGGTCTCCTTGCTCGCAAGCCTCGGATAAGATCGGCGCCAATGCGGCAATTTCTTGCTTGTTCCGATTCCGATCATAGACGAAGCCGACAAGTTCCCCAATCGACTCCAAGCCGAGCCGATCGAACACCATCCGGGTAATGACCGTTGCCTGATCCCGGCCGTCATAGGCCCGAACGACGGCAGCGAGCAGGTCCCGACCGATGTTGTAGCCGCTGCCTTCGTCATCGATCAGATGCCCGAAACCGCCAGTTCGATGGGATAGTCCCGACTCGTTTTTTCCATAGCAAATAGATCCGGTACCCGCGATGACGATCAATCCGTTATCCTGCTCCAGCGCTCCATACAACGCAGTCTCCTGATCCCCTACGATCGTGAGGCCGCCTGTAAATCCACAGTCCCGAATCGCGGCGGTCATCCGGGCCGGCACCGACGGATTGCTGATGCCCGCAGCTCCGATGCCGACGTGCGCGCAGTGTTCCAGCCCGCCACACGCCTTCGCCAGCTCCGCAATAATTTCACGGAACGTCCCGCGAATGCTAGCCTCGTCTTGACCGTTGTAATTGATAGCTCCGAAATCGAACCGGCGAACCGTCCGACCTTCCTTGTCCATGATGACGACGGCGGTTTTCGTGCCGCCTCCGTCTAAGCCTGCCGCGTATTTCATATGGACTTCACATCCTTGTCCCAGCGGAGCCAGGGTAATTGGTCCAGTCGGAGTCGACTTGAATACGGGAATTAATAGAGGTGATAGCGTCCCTTGCGTTCTGCGAACGCCTGGCTTTCTTCCCGGAATTGTTCCAACAGCGCAGGAAGTTCAAGCGACTCATCCCGATATAGCCGGTCGCCGCACAGCAGGTCGATGAACGGCCGCGCGCCTTCCTTCATCGGAGGCAAGAACGCGAACTCTTCGAACATCTGCCTGATCGTGTCCAGCAGCGTGACGCCCGTCTCGACGGGCATCACGGCGCGGACGTCATTCACGTACAACTGTACGCCTCCGCAGCGCTCGCCTTGATGCTTCGAGGCCGTCGGTTTAAAATAAACCGGCCGGAAGCGAACGCCTGACAGCGCATGGTGGTTCATTGCATCCGCCAATCGTTCCGGATCGACGTAGGGAGCCCCGATCATTTCGAACGGGAACGTCGTGCCACGCCCCTCCGACAGGTTTGTTCCCTCGAACAGACAGGTGCCGGGATACAGCAGCGCCGTCTCGAACCTCGGAATCCCCATGGATGGATGCACCCACTTACGTCCGGTGTCCGGAAACAACATGCCGCGCTCCCAACCGTCGCAGCGCACGACGTGCAGATCGGCATTCCAGCCCATTTCCTCATTCGCCATCGTAGCGACTTCTCCTGCCGTCAGACCGTAACGCACCGCAAGCGGATAGTTGCCGACGAAGGACAGGTATCCCGGCTTCTGTACGTTGCCCTCCACCTTCACGCCATCCAGCGGGTTGACTCGATCGAACACAACGAAAGGCTTGCCGGCTTTCGCGCAATCTTCCAGCGCATACAGCATCGTATAAATAAAGGTATAATATCGCGAGCCCACGTCCTGGATATCGTACAAGACCATGTCCACTTGGTCGAGCATCTCGGACGTCAGGCGATTGGAATCTTTGCGGTATAGACTGTAAACCGTAACGCCGGTGACCGAATCTACGTAGGTGTCTACCAGTTCTCCGGCGTCCCGATCGCCCCGTACCCCGTGCTCCGGCGAGAATAGGGCGGCGAGATGGAACCGATTGCGCAATATCTCGATCGAGGAAATGAAATCTTGCGTCAATCCCGACGGAGACGTGATTAAGCCCAGACGTTTGCCCCGCAGCAAATGGGCGGAGGATTCTATATTATCAATTCCGTTGCGGACCATGACCATGCGCGTGACCTCCTCGCAGAATAATGACGGGGACATCCTCTTGTCCCCCGCACGATAAAAGGCTGTCGGCAGCAGTGTGAACACGCTTCAGGACAGCCTTGTGGCAGATGGCTTTCAGCTCAGATCAACGAACCAGGCGATTCCTCCGGAATCAGGAAGGCTTCGGCGCTCATCGTTCAAGTACTCTTCTCATGACGCCAAACTTCCTGACGCTCCGGAACCCGGCCTTCTCGTAAATAAGCTTGGCCGGGTTTGTTTCACCAGTATACAATGACATATATTCCGTCCCAATGTCCTGGAACGCTTCACAGAGCTTGTAAAACAGCAGGGAGCCCAGTCCGTGTCCCTCGTGCTCAGGATGAACGCCCATGCCGGTAAAATACCCTCGACCGTTCTCTTGACGGATGACCGGCCCGGCAAATCCAACGGCTTGCCCCCGGCAAGCCGCAAGCACGACTGGCACCTCGTCCCGGAGGCATCGCGGGATTTCTTCAGACCACAGGGAATTATTCAATCGATCCAACATACCCGACACATCGCGAACGGAGTCCGGATCGAGCAGCCCCACGACGTATCCTTCGGAAAGCGCCTTTACTTCCTTCGCTTGGCACTCCTCCGGCACAACGAAGTCCGCAAGCGGTAAATACATGGCTACTTGCCGGGCACGTTCATGATAGCCGCGG
It encodes:
- a CDS encoding N-acetylglucosamine kinase → MKYAAGLDGGGTKTAVVIMDKEGRTVRRFDFGAINYNGQDEASIRGTFREIIAELAKACGGLEHCAHVGIGAAGISNPSVPARMTAAIRDCGFTGGLTIVGDQETALYGALEQDNGLIVIAGTGSICYGKNESGLSHRTGGFGHLIDDEGSGYNIGRDLLAAVVRAYDGRDQATVITRMVFDRLGLESIGELVGFVYDRNRNKQEIAALAPILSEACEQGDPAAMHIAVRSAQSLVGLVVPVAEKLSLRKGTLAMAGSVLLHNPRVQETFRSHLARRYPDMSCMHPKRDAAAGAAMMALSIMNEAIPPFV
- a CDS encoding exo-beta-N-acetylmuramidase NamZ family protein → MVRNGIDNIESSAHLLRGKRLGLITSPSGLTQDFISSIEILRNRFHLAALFSPEHGVRGDRDAGELVDTYVDSVTGVTVYSLYRKDSNRLTSEMLDQVDMVLYDIQDVGSRYYTFIYTMLYALEDCAKAGKPFVVFDRVNPLDGVKVEGNVQKPGYLSFVGNYPLAVRYGLTAGEVATMANEEMGWNADLHVVRCDGWERGMLFPDTGRKWVHPSMGIPRFETALLYPGTCLFEGTNLSEGRGTTFPFEMIGAPYVDPERLADAMNHHALSGVRFRPVYFKPTASKHQGERCGGVQLYVNDVRAVMPVETGVTLLDTIRQMFEEFAFLPPMKEGARPFIDLLCGDRLYRDESLELPALLEQFREESQAFAERKGRYHLY
- a CDS encoding GNAT family N-acetyltransferase — protein: MMLSTWEDRFTQAVLSLWNAEAVREGYKELTDRSFRQIFRASPYFDPENTFVLLDGSEVKGFASGCSGDDLPIGDVAGYITCIVLAAESSTEENFAVMLEALEQRFRTLGKKQAEVLFFNPMRLPWYIPDTPKHEHNNAPGVPVDGALFPILLGRGYHERARQVAMYLPLADFVVPEECQAKEVKALSEGYVVGLLDPDSVRDVSGMLDRLNNSLWSEEIPRCLRDEVPVVLAACRGQAVGFAGPVIRQENGRGYFTGMGVHPEHEGHGLGSLLFYKLCEAFQDIGTEYMSLYTGETNPAKLIYEKAGFRSVRKFGVMRRVLER